In the Marinomonas algicola genome, one interval contains:
- the cobS gene encoding adenosylcobinamide-GDP ribazoletransferase, with protein sequence MLPWADIKESARRSLVTYTRIPLSVDWGQPTPSLPPIACLPWVGLLVGILSAWPLVIDFLGYELQALFMLLTAVLITGAFHEDGLIDAADGLVGGWTVEKRLEIMKDSRIGSYGSITIWFALSLKFLLLFRILNESNSVCWVIVIWLFIHSAARVLPLYITRKLPYVTSGVSKAANMIQTLSFKQLCFAITPAFLLALFSFGLLGAMVFGGLIFALNSLIGIYLKQKLDGFNGDTLGASEQIAEVILLLMSLFFIISLQGVML encoded by the coding sequence ATGCTCCCATGGGCAGACATAAAGGAAAGTGCTAGGCGATCTTTGGTTACTTACACTCGTATTCCTTTATCTGTTGATTGGGGCCAACCGACACCGAGTTTACCTCCCATCGCCTGTTTGCCATGGGTAGGGTTGTTAGTTGGTATTCTCAGTGCTTGGCCACTCGTTATTGATTTTCTTGGGTATGAATTACAGGCTTTATTCATGCTACTTACGGCGGTACTGATAACGGGTGCGTTCCACGAAGATGGCTTAATAGATGCGGCCGATGGGCTTGTGGGCGGTTGGACTGTTGAAAAACGGTTAGAGATAATGAAAGACTCTCGGATCGGTAGCTATGGGTCTATTACTATCTGGTTTGCTTTGTCTCTAAAGTTTTTACTGTTATTTAGAATACTTAATGAATCGAATTCGGTTTGTTGGGTTATTGTTATTTGGTTATTTATTCATTCTGCTGCTCGCGTTTTACCGCTATATATCACTAGAAAATTGCCCTATGTCACTTCAGGTGTGAGTAAAGCGGCTAACATGATTCAAACCTTATCTTTTAAACAGCTGTGCTTTGCGATTACCCCTGCCTTTTTATTGGCTCTTTTCTCTTTTGGTTTACTCGGTGCTATGGTCTTTGGTGGGCTTATTTTTGCGCTTAATTCTTTAATAGGCATCTATTTGAAGCAAAAATTGGATGGATTTAATGGCGACACTTTAGGGGCAAGTGAACAAATAGCCGAAGTTATTCTGTTGTTGATGTCACTGTTTTTTATCATTTCATTGCAGGGAGTGATGCTTTGA